A window of Clostridioides sp. ES-S-0010-02 genomic DNA:
GGAGATTCTTATAGAAAGAGTTTATAAAAATACTAATGTAGAATTTGCAAAGAGACAAAATGATGCAGGTATGCTTGGGGCATTGTATAATTTTTTAAACAAAATATAGAGAATAGAAGGTTTTTTAATGAGTATTTTAGAACAATTGGAATCACCAACTTTTAAAGTTACAAAGTCAGATAAATTATTGATAGCTTATATAAAGGAAAATATAGAGGATGTATTTTATAAACCAATATCACAAATTGCTAAAGAGAGTAATATTGGTGAAGCAACTATAACTAGATTTGTTAAAAAAATGAAGTTTAATGGGTTGCAAGACTTTAAAGTTACTTTAGCGCAAGAAATATCAAGTAGTAATAAAAAAAATATTATAAATAAGAATATACAAAATGATGAGCCAGCTTTAGATACAGCCAAGAAACTTTTAAACTCAAATATAACTACTTTAGAGAATACTGTTGAGATAATCAATAGTGTAGATGTTCATGACTGTGCAAGACTTATAATAAATGCTAAAAAGGTTTACTTTATTGGTATTGGATATTCAGGTATAATAGCACAAGATTCAAACTATAAGTTTATGAGAATTGGGCTTAATTGTGTAAGTTTTGATAGTAGTCATAC
This region includes:
- a CDS encoding MurR/RpiR family transcriptional regulator gives rise to the protein MSILEQLESPTFKVTKSDKLLIAYIKENIEDVFYKPISQIAKESNIGEATITRFVKKMKFNGLQDFKVTLAQEISSSNKKNIINKNIQNDEPALDTAKKLLNSNITTLENTVEIINSVDVHDCARLIINAKKVYFIGIGYSGIIAQDSNYKFMRIGLNCVSFDSSHTMIMMSSIMEEGDLIVAISHSGETEEIIKTVKLARANNAKIISITENKNSELKDISDVHLSYVSGETVLETGSISSKLAQFFIIDLVYTQVVKELSNEAIERKIKTTNAIKLFKNE